One Halorussus salinus genomic region harbors:
- the cas6 gene encoding CRISPR system precrRNA processing endoribonuclease RAMP protein Cas6 — MATTDVETEGQRLRYIDISLVPESRFPVPKSDGYSLYGAILDRLAAVDETTSAHVHDAPLGGLRVSALRGTFGESDQRHHKTILPDQTYNLTLGVTDPADAEVFQALVQALVLDGDQLELTNGTFHVHEFESTNTTHADLLDRASEYENPSVQMQFRSPTCIEEANEVTTMFPHRVPVFNSLVGKWGKTAPQELRFDIDRDTIAGSVIEKPDARAYRTHSVLVNRVTKDNGENRNIFRQGFSGVCEYAFKNASSSVQNAVVALALFAEFGGIGSAVSRGCGDVTVEVSER; from the coding sequence ATGGCGACGACCGACGTGGAGACGGAGGGCCAACGACTCCGGTACATCGATATCTCGCTCGTCCCCGAGTCTCGGTTTCCCGTTCCCAAATCCGACGGGTACTCGCTCTACGGTGCCATCCTCGACCGACTCGCGGCAGTCGATGAAACAACGAGCGCCCACGTTCACGATGCCCCGCTCGGTGGCCTACGAGTCAGCGCCCTCCGTGGCACGTTCGGCGAGAGCGACCAACGACACCACAAAACGATTCTCCCGGACCAGACCTACAACCTCACGCTCGGAGTTACTGACCCGGCAGACGCCGAGGTGTTTCAGGCGCTCGTCCAAGCACTCGTCCTCGACGGTGATCAACTCGAACTCACGAACGGGACCTTTCACGTTCACGAGTTTGAGAGTACAAATACGACACACGCCGACCTTCTCGACCGCGCGAGCGAGTACGAGAATCCGAGCGTCCAGATGCAGTTCCGCTCGCCGACCTGTATCGAAGAAGCGAACGAAGTGACAACCATGTTCCCCCACAGAGTCCCAGTTTTCAACAGTCTCGTCGGGAAATGGGGTAAGACTGCTCCGCAAGAGCTTCGCTTCGATATCGACCGGGACACGATAGCTGGGTCGGTCATTGAGAAACCTGACGCTCGTGCGTATCGGACTCACTCGGTGCTGGTGAATCGAGTAACGAAGGACAATGGGGAGAACCGGAACATCTTCCGGCAAGGCTTCTCGGGAGTGTGTGAGTACGCGTTCAAGAACGCTAGTTCGAGTGTTCAGAATGCGGTCGTCGCGCTCGCGCTCTTCGCGGAGTTCGGTGGTATCGGGAGCGCGGTCTCGCGCGGGTGTGGAGACGTGACTGTGGAGGTGTCCGAACGATGA
- the csa3 gene encoding CRISPR-associated CARF protein Csa3 encodes MTTFVLPIGFDTRRITRPVVTHGVNADDTIILLRPDDDSDNEQSSRAIADVKQFLHEIEPNVTVSVKHVRRGDFTQTVNDCSEILAEVENPVVGLCGGPRDILLPLTVVSAVHADRLEQTYVFSDIDQSVQEWTLPPVTAPVPDAAAETLRSVAATGPCSLSTLAEQTDKSKSTVGRHLDTLEEIGLVRSWMEGKHRHIEITDAARLLTR; translated from the coding sequence ATGACTACGTTCGTTCTCCCGATTGGATTCGATACTCGACGTATCACACGCCCTGTCGTCACGCACGGCGTCAACGCTGACGATACCATTATTCTTCTACGCCCAGACGACGATTCCGATAACGAGCAATCATCGCGTGCGATTGCAGACGTCAAGCAATTTCTGCACGAAATCGAACCGAACGTTACAGTAAGCGTCAAGCACGTTCGTCGCGGCGATTTCACGCAGACGGTCAACGACTGTTCGGAAATACTCGCCGAGGTGGAGAATCCTGTCGTTGGTCTTTGCGGCGGTCCCCGAGATATTCTGCTCCCCCTTACTGTCGTATCGGCGGTACACGCCGACCGACTGGAGCAAACCTACGTTTTCAGTGACATCGACCAATCAGTCCAAGAGTGGACGCTCCCGCCAGTGACCGCACCAGTACCTGATGCGGCCGCTGAAACCCTGCGGTCAGTCGCGGCAACTGGTCCCTGCTCGCTGTCCACGCTCGCCGAGCAAACGGATAAATCGAAGAGTACAGTCGGGAGGCATCTCGACACGTTGGAAGAAATTGGTCTCGTTCGAAGCTGGATGGAAGGAAAGCACCGCCATATCGAAATTACCGATGCGGCTCGTCTCCTCACTCGGTGA
- a CDS encoding helix-turn-helix domain-containing protein: MKPSRSIATTAADLTSYKRDLLLATYRANQANDTPVGTDVMEELEALGQTNTEGGQFYPRLNELVERGFLTKRDHPDDARGFTCDLTEEGRSLLTQLFVRSATSLDIDVPEAELPASLPTECLRGRSRG, translated from the coding sequence ATGAAGCCGTCTCGCTCAATCGCGACGACAGCGGCCGACCTCACGAGCTATAAACGCGATCTCTTGCTGGCGACCTACCGCGCGAACCAAGCGAACGACACTCCGGTTGGGACGGATGTCATGGAGGAACTCGAAGCACTCGGCCAGACGAATACCGAGGGCGGCCAGTTCTATCCGCGACTCAACGAACTCGTCGAGCGAGGCTTCCTCACCAAGCGCGACCACCCTGACGACGCGCGGGGATTCACCTGCGACCTCACCGAGGAGGGCCGAAGTCTTCTGACGCAGTTGTTTGTGCGGAGTGCTACGTCGCTCGATATCGACGTTCCCGAGGCGGAACTCCCTGCGAGTCTGCCGACTGAGTGTCTCCGTGGGCGGTCCCGCGGGTAG
- a CDS encoding helix-turn-helix transcriptional regulator, translating into MTADTSASVGDLRAFERDLLYAVRALERDNDTPPKGLAIKAYLDEQHDDDLNHSRLYQNLDQLIKRGLLRKGKKDDRTNEYATTDRTRTLLEAFARRRARQTGVELEIESAPDQIDPDHVDATEETESVPEQTNADVTEREGES; encoded by the coding sequence ATGACCGCGGACACCTCTGCGTCGGTTGGCGATCTCCGAGCGTTCGAGCGCGACCTCCTGTATGCGGTCCGCGCACTGGAACGCGACAATGACACCCCGCCGAAGGGTCTCGCCATCAAGGCCTACCTCGATGAACAACACGACGATGATCTCAATCATTCTCGACTCTACCAGAATCTCGACCAGCTCATCAAGCGCGGTCTCCTCCGGAAGGGCAAGAAGGACGACCGCACCAACGAGTACGCGACCACCGACCGAACACGTACCCTGCTGGAAGCGTTCGCCCGTCGGCGCGCACGACAGACCGGCGTCGAACTCGAAATCGAATCTGCTCCGGACCAAATCGACCCAGACCATGTAGATGCAACCGAGGAGACGGAATCTGTTCCGGAGCAGACGAACGCCGACGTGACCGAACGGGAGGGCGAGTCATGA
- a CDS encoding helix-turn-helix domain-containing protein, with product MTNADDYILEFLLNEGNKEIVATPSVIAENIDFNSGYVRQRISKLLDAGLIEYHSEPQGMYQITQKGRDYLAGDLDVTDLEDE from the coding sequence ATGACGAACGCAGACGACTACATCTTAGAGTTTCTTCTCAATGAGGGAAACAAAGAGATTGTCGCCACGCCATCCGTAATTGCCGAAAACATCGATTTCAATTCGGGATACGTCCGACAACGTATCTCGAAGCTCCTTGATGCAGGGTTAATCGAATACCATAGTGAACCACAAGGAATGTACCAAATCACGCAGAAAGGCCGTGACTACTTAGCTGGTGACCTCGACGTGACCGACCTCGAAGATGAGTAA
- a CDS encoding DNA cytosine methyltransferase — protein sequence MTKTVQVASLFSGAGGLDLGFNETQIFDINFHLDLNDVAIETLRANKGNHINQNSDIVNEDIVEFANAVQAGETADYNLEHLNGVEDVDFVIGGPPCQPFSAAARRTGGTEGTDSEDGQLFEAYCDLISEWQPEGFLFENVYGITANEEDWLPIKNAFEQAGYTVKPRTLDAADYGVPQHRERTFIVGIRDDINREFLFPRPTHGPDSQGGPSQLTAGDVLADLDVESADEDSTYEITSKHAHLLDEIPPGLNYSFYTEKLGHPDPVFAWRSRFSDYLYKADPNSPVRTLKAQPGAASGPFHWDNRKFTEAELKRLQSFPDDYQIEGGYPQVVKQIGNSVPPRLAEVLAKAIAAQLFDWQPEQELEVPTPMPDDYELNFRSRKRTSSEEYQRKARQRLQELGLWDPNQARKSEQRGLEEFSESDVDDQTQSSRRTTTYGFDGFFTRTTSPEASGISEEDWPRIYTATTTVERTTLQVDVERIDSNHSGGDVILELASSNGLLPVIDVSKIHLSASQVAVNDIYYLWSIIASDVAHRTNYEKFVDVVGHYSTTRSDYSSQVEFSNLDETPRMRVLSFFSNASHCNTRYTLSEVAQHVDESPTAVVEAIEQLRQWRYEIRSPSTHSTLESTEDQPEILCTYPFPDMNETSHFEPNLPLTELHEQADKLEETNALQTTNR from the coding sequence ATGACGAAGACAGTACAGGTTGCGAGTCTCTTCTCAGGCGCAGGCGGACTCGACCTTGGGTTCAACGAAACACAGATTTTTGATATCAACTTCCATCTAGATCTTAACGACGTTGCAATCGAAACACTTCGAGCAAACAAAGGCAACCATATTAATCAAAACTCTGATATAGTTAACGAAGACATTGTAGAGTTTGCAAACGCAGTTCAGGCAGGCGAAACAGCAGACTACAATTTGGAACATTTAAACGGGGTTGAAGACGTTGACTTCGTGATTGGAGGGCCGCCATGCCAGCCATTTTCTGCTGCTGCGCGTCGAACAGGCGGAACAGAAGGAACCGATAGCGAAGACGGACAACTCTTTGAAGCCTACTGTGATCTCATATCAGAATGGCAACCCGAGGGTTTCCTCTTTGAGAACGTGTACGGAATTACGGCCAACGAGGAAGACTGGCTTCCAATCAAGAATGCCTTTGAACAGGCTGGCTACACAGTAAAACCCCGTACACTAGATGCAGCAGATTACGGAGTTCCCCAGCACCGAGAGCGGACATTCATCGTAGGCATTCGAGATGATATCAATCGCGAATTCTTGTTCCCACGACCAACACACGGACCAGACTCACAAGGTGGCCCATCCCAGTTAACAGCAGGCGATGTTCTTGCAGATCTTGATGTAGAGAGTGCTGATGAAGACAGCACATACGAGATCACCTCGAAACATGCGCATCTTCTCGACGAAATTCCACCGGGGCTAAACTACTCGTTCTACACGGAGAAACTCGGTCATCCCGACCCGGTTTTTGCATGGCGTTCCCGCTTTTCAGATTATCTCTATAAAGCCGATCCAAATAGCCCTGTCCGAACCCTGAAAGCACAGCCGGGAGCTGCTTCAGGCCCATTCCATTGGGACAATCGGAAATTCACAGAGGCAGAACTCAAGCGACTGCAATCATTCCCCGACGACTATCAGATTGAGGGAGGATACCCCCAAGTAGTGAAGCAGATCGGGAATTCTGTTCCGCCACGACTAGCTGAAGTTCTTGCAAAAGCGATTGCCGCACAACTGTTCGACTGGCAACCCGAGCAAGAATTGGAAGTACCAACTCCGATGCCAGATGATTACGAGTTGAATTTCCGCTCTCGTAAACGAACAAGTAGCGAGGAGTATCAGCGAAAAGCACGGCAGCGGCTTCAAGAGTTAGGATTATGGGATCCGAATCAAGCGAGAAAAAGTGAGCAGCGGGGACTTGAAGAGTTTAGCGAGAGTGATGTTGACGACCAAACCCAATCATCTCGACGAACCACTACGTACGGGTTTGACGGCTTCTTTACGAGAACAACTTCACCGGAAGCCAGTGGAATTTCTGAAGAAGACTGGCCGCGTATCTACACGGCAACAACTACAGTCGAGCGAACAACGCTACAGGTTGATGTAGAGCGTATCGATTCAAATCATTCTGGCGGAGACGTTATTCTTGAGCTAGCTTCGAGTAATGGACTGCTCCCGGTCATCGATGTTTCAAAAATTCATCTCTCAGCGTCTCAAGTTGCAGTAAACGACATCTACTATCTTTGGTCAATCATCGCAAGCGATGTTGCGCACCGGACGAACTATGAGAAGTTTGTCGATGTTGTTGGCCACTACTCGACAACGCGGAGTGACTACAGCTCTCAAGTTGAGTTCTCCAATCTTGATGAAACACCACGAATGCGTGTGCTTTCGTTCTTCAGCAACGCATCACATTGCAACACCCGCTATACTCTCTCGGAGGTCGCTCAGCACGTCGATGAATCACCGACGGCTGTTGTTGAAGCCATTGAACAACTTCGACAATGGCGCTACGAAATTCGGTCACCATCGACACACTCGACACTCGAATCGACAGAGGACCAGCCAGAAATCCTCTGCACCTACCCCTTCCCAGACATGAATGAAACCTCGCACTTCGAACCCAACCTTCCCCTTACAGAACTCCACGAACAAGCCGACAAACTGGAAGAAACCAACGCCCTCCAAACCACCAACCGCTAA
- a CDS encoding DNA methyltransferase: MTNWDRDDESSGEQPHMRVYDDRVVIVDENGDKIEYKEGTQTEAARQRYQHIRSELEDGFLRDLIQKVTNVDSALDLDTEEMDSTHVALLDEVVDAITSERGRAVAGLLVGQLTIKSIAPEQSIRLHKGSKSSAHFGWEEGLSMRSIDSDFIAPALRANDLLRVNKDGVMMTRSLAENYPYSQFYKANIRGAQAEWGKIVEAVEQEGGLDAENALKYLLLGLTNRGERAQEIHEQTLENVAELTERNPSAETVQSIINSHISSSRHAARIYEIALHSLYQVLANNGLLDGELKQLTQMRSADKKHGNIADIEVVSPDNEFHIKRAWDAKYGKTHLLQELKEIRGKLNSHQEAEIVGFITSSEPELDSRIQEQISKVEAEFDVDVEIVSFDTFCRERLNKLNNRMVPPSDWLEAYAETICQQRRDQAPIDEPTQEWASELGELVTQHRL, from the coding sequence ATGACTAACTGGGACCGGGATGACGAGTCGTCGGGGGAACAGCCCCATATGCGAGTCTATGATGACCGTGTTGTAATTGTTGACGAAAACGGAGATAAAATCGAGTACAAAGAAGGAACACAGACAGAAGCTGCACGACAGAGATATCAACATATCCGTAGTGAATTAGAAGATGGCTTTCTCAGGGACTTAATCCAGAAGGTTACGAACGTTGACTCTGCGCTCGACCTTGATACGGAGGAAATGGACTCTACCCATGTAGCACTCTTGGACGAGGTAGTTGACGCGATTACAAGTGAGCGTGGACGTGCTGTCGCCGGATTACTTGTTGGTCAGTTAACCATTAAATCGATTGCTCCAGAGCAAAGTATCCGTCTGCATAAAGGAAGTAAAAGTAGCGCTCACTTCGGATGGGAAGAAGGGTTGTCCATGAGAAGCATCGATAGCGATTTTATCGCACCGGCGCTTCGAGCGAACGATCTACTCCGAGTAAACAAAGACGGTGTGATGATGACCCGGTCGCTTGCTGAAAACTATCCATATTCACAGTTCTATAAAGCGAATATTCGTGGCGCACAAGCTGAATGGGGGAAAATTGTTGAGGCAGTTGAACAAGAGGGTGGTCTTGACGCAGAGAATGCACTCAAATACCTCCTCCTAGGACTTACAAATCGTGGCGAGCGGGCACAGGAAATCCACGAGCAGACCCTTGAGAACGTCGCAGAACTTACCGAAAGGAACCCCTCTGCCGAAACAGTACAGTCAATCATTAACTCACACATCTCCTCATCACGGCATGCAGCTCGGATTTACGAGATTGCACTCCATAGCCTCTATCAAGTGCTTGCGAACAACGGATTACTTGACGGCGAGTTGAAACAACTGACGCAAATGCGGTCCGCTGACAAGAAACACGGAAACATAGCGGATATCGAGGTCGTAAGTCCCGACAATGAGTTCCACATTAAGCGTGCATGGGACGCAAAGTACGGGAAAACCCACTTGCTTCAGGAGTTAAAGGAGATTCGAGGGAAACTCAACAGTCATCAAGAGGCTGAAATTGTTGGGTTTATTACTAGCTCGGAGCCGGAGCTTGATTCCCGAATTCAAGAGCAAATATCGAAGGTAGAGGCCGAGTTTGATGTAGACGTTGAAATCGTCTCATTCGACACCTTTTGCCGGGAGCGGCTGAATAAGTTAAACAATCGCATGGTGCCACCGTCAGACTGGTTAGAAGCTTATGCCGAAACGATTTGCCAGCAACGCCGAGATCAAGCACCTATCGACGAGCCGACGCAAGAATGGGCGAGTGAACTGGGCGAACTCGTAACTCAACACCGGCTCTAA
- a CDS encoding tetratricopeptide repeat protein has translation MEVHSELEDSPQFRQPVDREDAIWELLRKINRKFDGDQVHYNYYLTRLAEKLASRILSSEEYYEEILKSVLTDPPSTEGLDRDEVVKIQFTALFCLAKLHQQLGETKEAIEVIKEHKEQFGDWDLFRYLHAELRSESGQERRVNRALEDVWQIREEDSSPEFEYLVSKIIAVILENGGTYTGSNREIPSQREELLDLAEKASRSALGDHPEYSPYLHVRGRILAQDGNTEAAKNCIREGIENLNRTRESHKGLVRDYQLALSKVEFTEQKQTFEKKSQEVVSQLDSLQDDLETETREFQTRILQFLGFFAGLITVAISTTQVILSVRGFEEAARLTLILNGGILIAFAGFSCVLPWRDRKRMVKRSTIVMLAGLILILGSIFAL, from the coding sequence ATGGAAGTTCATTCAGAGTTGGAGGACTCCCCGCAATTCCGCCAACCAGTCGATAGAGAAGACGCGATCTGGGAGTTACTGCGAAAGATAAATCGAAAATTCGATGGTGATCAGGTTCACTATAATTACTACTTAACTCGATTAGCTGAAAAACTGGCGAGCCGGATATTATCCTCGGAAGAATACTATGAGGAGATATTAAAGTCAGTTCTTACGGATCCACCATCGACCGAAGGATTAGATCGTGATGAAGTAGTGAAGATACAGTTTACTGCTTTGTTTTGTCTGGCGAAACTCCATCAGCAGCTAGGGGAAACGAAAGAAGCAATCGAAGTCATCAAGGAGCATAAAGAACAGTTTGGTGATTGGGATTTGTTTCGCTATCTACATGCTGAGCTTCGTTCTGAGTCTGGACAAGAGCGAAGAGTAAACAGGGCTCTTGAGGATGTTTGGCAGATTCGAGAGGAAGATTCTAGTCCAGAGTTTGAATATCTCGTGAGCAAAATCATCGCGGTGATTCTTGAAAACGGAGGTACGTACACTGGCTCAAACCGGGAGATTCCAAGTCAACGAGAGGAGTTGCTTGATTTAGCGGAAAAGGCTTCGCGCTCTGCTCTTGGCGACCATCCTGAGTACTCTCCGTATCTCCATGTACGGGGTCGAATTCTTGCACAAGATGGAAACACGGAGGCAGCGAAGAATTGTATTCGAGAAGGTATCGAGAATCTAAATCGAACTCGCGAGTCGCATAAGGGCTTGGTTCGCGATTATCAGCTTGCTCTGTCAAAGGTTGAGTTCACCGAGCAAAAGCAAACATTTGAGAAAAAATCACAGGAGGTGGTGTCTCAGCTTGATTCACTACAGGATGATCTGGAAACAGAGACGCGAGAATTCCAAACACGCATTCTACAGTTCTTGGGATTTTTTGCTGGTCTTATCACAGTTGCTATTTCGACAACGCAAGTGATCCTCTCCGTTCGTGGTTTTGAGGAAGCTGCTCGACTGACTCTTATTTTGAATGGAGGAATTTTAATTGCGTTTGCTGGGTTTAGCTGTGTTCTGCCGTGGCGTGATCGAAAGCGAATGGTCAAACGATCAACGATAGTTATGTTAGCTGGATTAATTTTGATCCTTGGGAGTATCTTCGCGCTATAA
- a CDS encoding ATP-binding protein → MDQFVNRENELARLQDCYESDDAEMVVIFGRRRLGKTELVRQSLANRANVVMYQATETTNQVHLDEFVDLASESFPGVNRIKPEWESLLGYLAEQDAVIVLDEFPYLIDADDSLPSVIQRLWDHELQDTAATLILVGSSISMMEEATLLGNSPLYGRFTEKLDLQQFDFGAAKEFFPASYTPEEQIFAWGVFGGTPYYLDGAELDHDLGTVIQQALLTQQGFLHNEPEYVLRTELTEPNRYFAILKAIAAGNATSNEIAQMVGIDGKQISTYTKKLERLRLVEREVPVTEDKTKSRRGRYRILDPLFRFWFRFVYGNEDRYDRLNDHAYEAVIEPEMADFVSHEFETLCQDALPKLYPDEVFTDIGRWWYKEHEVDVVGLTVDGTMVTGECKFTNSPLDYNALASLEEHTQEIRWSPDSSDVTRKYALFARNGFTQSVRDATTERDDLRLFDLEEIVGRF, encoded by the coding sequence ATGGACCAGTTCGTGAACCGAGAGAACGAACTTGCACGTCTTCAAGACTGTTACGAGTCGGACGATGCGGAGATGGTCGTCATCTTCGGTCGCCGTCGCCTCGGTAAAACTGAACTCGTGAGACAGTCGCTCGCTAACCGCGCCAACGTCGTCATGTACCAAGCGACCGAAACCACGAACCAAGTACATCTCGACGAGTTCGTCGACCTCGCTTCCGAGTCGTTCCCCGGCGTGAACAGAATCAAACCCGAGTGGGAGTCGCTCCTCGGTTATCTCGCCGAACAGGATGCCGTCATCGTACTGGACGAGTTCCCATACCTCATCGATGCCGACGACAGTCTGCCGTCAGTTATTCAGCGACTGTGGGACCACGAACTACAGGATACCGCGGCGACACTCATACTGGTCGGTTCATCAATTAGTATGATGGAAGAGGCCACACTCCTCGGAAACAGTCCGTTGTACGGCCGGTTTACCGAGAAACTCGACCTGCAACAGTTCGACTTCGGCGCTGCGAAGGAGTTCTTCCCTGCGTCGTACACACCAGAAGAACAAATATTCGCGTGGGGTGTCTTCGGTGGCACACCGTACTATTTGGACGGGGCCGAGCTTGACCACGACCTCGGAACGGTTATTCAACAGGCCCTCCTCACCCAGCAGGGATTCCTGCACAACGAACCCGAGTACGTCCTCCGCACCGAACTCACCGAACCGAATCGATACTTTGCGATTCTGAAAGCAATCGCCGCCGGGAATGCCACATCGAACGAAATTGCGCAAATGGTCGGCATTGATGGGAAGCAAATTTCGACGTACACGAAGAAACTAGAACGGCTTCGGTTGGTCGAGCGCGAAGTACCGGTCACCGAAGACAAGACGAAGTCGCGGCGAGGACGGTACCGGATTCTCGACCCGCTGTTCCGCTTCTGGTTCCGGTTCGTCTACGGTAACGAGGATCGGTACGACAGACTGAATGATCACGCCTACGAGGCCGTTATCGAACCAGAAATGGCCGACTTCGTTAGTCACGAGTTCGAAACACTCTGTCAAGACGCACTACCCAAGCTGTATCCCGACGAGGTGTTCACAGATATTGGCCGCTGGTGGTACAAGGAACACGAAGTGGACGTCGTCGGTCTCACCGTCGATGGAACGATGGTAACTGGCGAGTGTAAGTTTACGAATAGCCCGCTTGATTATAATGCGCTTGCCTCGCTCGAAGAACACACGCAGGAAATTCGCTGGTCGCCTGATAGCAGTGATGTGACCCGAAAGTACGCCCTTTTCGCCCGAAATGGCTTCACACAGTCAGTTCGAGACGCAACAACCGAACGCGACGATCTGCGACTATTCGATCTCGAAGAAATCGTGGGTAGGTTTTGA